A region of the Dyadobacter sp. CECT 9275 genome:
CCTGATCAGTCTGGAAAACGGAGATTCGATCCGGTCTGTTATCAATGTAAAAACGTTGTCTAACGAAGATTACATCAATAATAATTACCTGATCATGTGTACGGAGCAGGGTACCATCAAGAAGACCTTGCTGGAAGCCTACTCGCGTCCGCGTACCAACGGTATTATCGCCATCTCGATCAATGAAGGCGACCGTTTGCTGGATGTTGCCCTCACCAACGGGGATAATGATATCGTTATTGCTTCCAGTGCCGGAAGGGCTGTAAGGTTTAACGAAAAAGGCGTGAGGCCAATGGGACGAACTGCCGCCGGTGTACGTGGTATCAATCTCAACGATCCCGATAATAAAGTAATTGGTATGGTGTGTATCAGCCGCGAAGACGCTCAGCTGCTGGTAGTATCTGAAAATGGTTTTGGAAAACGTTCTGCCATAGATAGTTACCGTGTTACCAACCGTGGAGGAAAAGGTGTTTCCACCATGAATGCAACAGATAAGGTTGGGAAGCTGGTGGCGATCAGAGAAGTAACGGAACAGGACGATCTGATGATCATTACCCGCAACGGAATTGCGATCCGGATGAGTGTCCTGGATATTCGCCAGGCTGGCCGTAATACACAGGGGGTTAAGCTCATCAGGCTGAACAGTTCAGATGAAATTACTTCTGTAACCAGGATATTGAAGGATCCAGACGAAAAAGCTGAGATTGAACTGGACGAAAACGGAGATCCTATCGTTAACGAAGCGGTAATTGTTGCAAACCTTGAAGAAGGAGATAACATTGAAGGTACAGAAGAGGATGTGGAGGATACCCTGGATGAAGAGGATGAGGGCGCCGAAGGTGAGGATTCCGAAGACGACGAGGTATGATTTTTGTAAAAAATACAATAATAAATTTATATTTACGACAGGATAACAATTCACATCAAAAGTTGAGATTTATGAAAAGAATATTTTTTGTTTCGGCGCTGGGCCTATTTAGTTTAACCGCTTTTGGCCAGGACGCTGTAAATAAGTTGGCTCTGGATGCGTATCGTAAGGAAAAAGAAAAAAGTGATAAAAACCTGACAGACCCCAAAGCAAGTGCCAAGGCAGCCTACTGGCTTGAAAGGGCACAGCTATATGAGAACATAGCACTTCAGGGGTCGGAAATTGATTCAAGCGCAGCCAAAACTTCTTATGAAGCATACAAGAAAGTAGTTGAACTGGATGTAACCAAAAAAGGGGAGCCAGGTAAATCTTCCAAGGATGCCCAAAAGGTACTGAACGGAGAGGAGGGTACCTCTTTGTTTAATGCTTTTGTGAAGCAGGGAGCAGAGAAATACCAGGCTAAAAATCTGTCGGGTGCTTTGGAAATGTTCAAATTGGCACAAGAGGTTAATAAAAAGGATACCCTCGCCTCTCTTTATGGCGGGATAGCAGCCCAGTCCCTTGATAAGAAACCGGAAGCGATCTCGCAGTTTGAAAAGTATGCCGAAAATGGGGGTAAGGATCCAAGCGTGTTCTATGGGCTTGCTCAGCTTTATCGGGCCGAAAATAATTTCGACAAAGCAGTGAGTACCCTGAATAAGGGTCTGGAACGTTCACCAGGTAACAAGGATTTGAAATCCGAAGTAGTAAACATCTATCTGGCTTCTGGTAAGGAAGATCAGGCGATCACCGAGTTGACTAACCTGACCAAGAACGATCCGAATAACATTCAGAATGTGTTGAACCTGGCTATCCTGTATGATAACATGAATTCAAAGCTGAATCAGAAAATTGTTGAGGTTCAGAATAAGCTGGGTGCAGGTTCTTCAAAAGTGGACGCACTGAATAAGAGCATAGAGTCGGAAAAAGGTAAGATTGAAGTTTACGACGGCGAGGTAAAGAGAATTGGAGCACTTATTAAAAAGCAGCCTAAAAATGCAGATCTTAAACGTCAGCTGACAGATGTGACTGCAAAGAAAAAGGAAGCTACGGAGGCAATCGCTAAAATAGAAAAGGAGATAGCCGATGCAAAAAGTGCGTCTCAGGGTAACGATGTGGCCGCACTTGAAAAGGAATTGGCTGATCTGAAGGCCAAACAGGCAACAGCAGCTAAGGAGGCGGTATCAGGTTACAAAAGAGCCATTGAAATTGACGCGAACAATTATGATGCACTTTATAATCTGGGCGCCGTATACTTCAACGAAGCGGTACAGCTTAAAAAAGAAGTAGATAATATGAACATGACCGATTACCAGGCAAAAGGTAAAGAAATTGAAGGTCGTGTTTGCGGAAGATTCAAAAAAGCAAAGCCATTCTTTGAAAAAGCTGTTCAGGCAAAAGGTGAGTCTGAAGCGAAAGATGCACTTGAAAACGCCAATAATATCATTACCCAATTGGAAGGCAAAGGTATTCCATGTGTAGCGGATTAAGGTTGGAGAATATTTTTAAACAACAGAGGGACGGCAGATACCGTCCCTCTGTTGTTTAAAAATATCTATTTAACATAATATAAATTATACAACAAATAATGGAAATTTTTGGGCTACAGCAGCAAGGCCTGTCAATGAACAAAATTTCCAAGCAATTAGGAATCGCTTATGGAACCGTGTATAACTACGTGTCGAAACTAAAAACATAGCCGGTGGCCGCTGCGGTTATCTAACGCCGTTTGCAAAACTAGAACAAATTAAACATGCACTCTTCTGCTAACCGTTAAGATTGATGCAAATATCTTAATACCAGACACTTAATATAGTTTTTTAGCAGTATAACTACAATTATAGTCGAATTTATTTCCGAACTCAGTCATAGCAAAACCCTTATGAAAAAAGTCACAACACTTTTATTACTCTTTATCGCATTTGCCTTCAGCGTATCAGCACAAACTATCAACAGACCGAAGCTGGATACTCAGCTGAACATACTTACCAAGGAAAACAAGTCCGTGGGCAACCTGGATAAATACTTAGGCATTTACAGCAGTACACAATTGCAACTCAAAATAACCATCAGCAAAAATGATACGACGCTAATGGCCCAGGCAACCGGGCAGAACGCATTTCCGCTGGAAGCTTCTGCAAAAGATCGATTCATATTTCATAAGGCCGGTATTGAGTTGTTATTTGATATTTCCAGAAGTAAAATGACGCTGAACCAAGGCGGTGAGACTTATTGGTTTACCAGAGATGGCACAACACATCAGCAGGTAATTGCGCAACAACCTATAATCTACCAGCCTGAAGCCATGCAGGCGGATCTTACGAAATTTAGAAATACACTTATCAAAGCACATCCTGGGCTCTATACAAATCAGACTCACGACGAATTTGAAAATTTAATGAATTCGTTAATTGTAGAGACCGCAAAACCCCTAGAGGCAACAGCCTTCTATAAAGTTGTACTTAAAATGATTGCTAATATTCATGACGATCATACAGGTGCCCAAGCTTTTAACGAACTAGGCAGTATTATTGCCAATCAAAAATGGCTTCCGTTTCAAATTTTAGTTAAAGAAGAACGCATTTTCATAGTAAACAACCTGAGTAATCTTCAAATTCCGGACGGTTCTGAAATCCTGGCAATAGACGGTCATTTAAGCAATGAGATTTTATCTGCAATCTCAGTACATTTTTCTTCCGATGGAACTAGCCGCCTGGGGCTATTACATTCTTTGGGCACTTCTTACTTTAAGTTATTTGGTAAACTATACCCACAGATATTTGGAGAAAAATTGTCCTACAATCTTTCCTACCGGGATTATAGATCTAAACAAATTTTAACTGTACAGGTAGAACCAGTAGCTGGACAGAACTATATCGATATTAAAACTAAGCGATATCCATCTTCGATACCATCGACTGATGCCTTCAATTTTGAGATTAATAAGCAAGATAATTATGCAATTCTCAAGATCGATCGATTTTTTAAAGACAGTTTCCGTGAACCCGAAAACACGTTTCCCGATTATTACAAGCAATGTTTTAAAGAAATTTCTTCTAACAAAATTGGAAATTTAATCATCGACTTAAGAGATAATAGTGGTGGTAAGGCAGAAAATGCAGCTTATTTGCTTCAATACTTTATTGATAAACCAATAGTTCCAGCCAAAGAAATAGTTACACTGGGGGATGATGAATACTTTTTGAAAACAACCGGCGATAGACTTAAATTGGATGAAGAATTTGCCCCTGTAAGACAGAAGGACGGGACGTTTAGGGTCACAAAATTCGATAAAGTACGTGAATTGGCGAAATTTAACCCAATTGGAGACTATCATTTTAACGGTAAACTAGTGGTACTGATTAATGGCGGAATGGTTTCTGCAGCAGGTACAGCCGCAGGACTTTTAAAAGAATATACAAACGCTATTCTGGTCGGAACCGAAACTTCTGGATATACAGGAATTAGCAATGGGGTACAAAAAATAACTATACGGGGAGACCATACTGAAACCGCCATATCCATACCGCTTTTGCATGCAGTTTATGCAATAAACCCCGCTATTCAAAAAAGAGGAGCTATTCCTGATTATGAGGTCTCAAACTCTGTCCAGGAC
Encoded here:
- a CDS encoding tetratricopeptide repeat protein is translated as MKRIFFVSALGLFSLTAFGQDAVNKLALDAYRKEKEKSDKNLTDPKASAKAAYWLERAQLYENIALQGSEIDSSAAKTSYEAYKKVVELDVTKKGEPGKSSKDAQKVLNGEEGTSLFNAFVKQGAEKYQAKNLSGALEMFKLAQEVNKKDTLASLYGGIAAQSLDKKPEAISQFEKYAENGGKDPSVFYGLAQLYRAENNFDKAVSTLNKGLERSPGNKDLKSEVVNIYLASGKEDQAITELTNLTKNDPNNIQNVLNLAILYDNMNSKLNQKIVEVQNKLGAGSSKVDALNKSIESEKGKIEVYDGEVKRIGALIKKQPKNADLKRQLTDVTAKKKEATEAIAKIEKEIADAKSASQGNDVAALEKELADLKAKQATAAKEAVSGYKRAIEIDANNYDALYNLGAVYFNEAVQLKKEVDNMNMTDYQAKGKEIEGRVCGRFKKAKPFFEKAVQAKGESEAKDALENANNIITQLEGKGIPCVAD
- a CDS encoding LuxR C-terminal-related transcriptional regulator, giving the protein MEIFGLQQQGLSMNKISKQLGIAYGTVYNYVSKLKT
- a CDS encoding S41 family peptidase, yielding MKKVTTLLLLFIAFAFSVSAQTINRPKLDTQLNILTKENKSVGNLDKYLGIYSSTQLQLKITISKNDTTLMAQATGQNAFPLEASAKDRFIFHKAGIELLFDISRSKMTLNQGGETYWFTRDGTTHQQVIAQQPIIYQPEAMQADLTKFRNTLIKAHPGLYTNQTHDEFENLMNSLIVETAKPLEATAFYKVVLKMIANIHDDHTGAQAFNELGSIIANQKWLPFQILVKEERIFIVNNLSNLQIPDGSEILAIDGHLSNEILSAISVHFSSDGTSRLGLLHSLGTSYFKLFGKLYPQIFGEKLSYNLSYRDYRSKQILTVQVEPVAGQNYIDIKTKRYPSSIPSTDAFNFEINKQDNYAILKIDRFFKDSFREPENTFPDYYKQCFKEISSNKIGNLIIDLRDNSGGKAENAAYLLQYFIDKPIVPAKEIVTLGDDEYFLKTTGDRLKLDEEFAPVRQKDGTFRVTKFDKVRELAKFNPIGDYHFNGKLVVLINGGMVSAAGTAAGLLKEYTNAILVGTETSGYTGISNGVQKITIRGDHTETAISIPLLHAVYAINPAIQKRGAIPDYEVSNSVQDMLENRDAVLEFVFKNLLQIKAKR